Proteins encoded by one window of Pseudomonas tructae:
- the rplV gene encoding 50S ribosomal protein L22, protein MEVAAKLSGARISAQKARLVADQIRGKKVGEALNLLAFSSKKAAEIMKKVLESAVANAEHNEGADVDDLKVSTVFVNEGRSLKRIMPRAKGRADRIVKRSCHITVKVADK, encoded by the coding sequence ATGGAAGTAGCCGCTAAGTTGTCGGGCGCTCGAATCTCCGCCCAGAAAGCCCGCTTGGTCGCCGACCAGATCCGCGGGAAGAAGGTGGGCGAAGCGCTCAACCTGTTGGCTTTCAGCAGCAAAAAAGCCGCTGAAATCATGAAGAAAGTCCTCGAGTCGGCCGTAGCCAACGCCGAGCATAACGAAGGCGCAGACGTTGATGACCTGAAGGTCTCCACCGTTTTCGTCAACGAAGGGCGTTCGCTGAAGCGTATCATGCCGCGTGCCAAAGGCCGCGCTGATCGCATCGTCAAGCGGTCTTGCCATATCACTGTCAAGGTTGCGGACAAGTAA
- the rpsS gene encoding 30S ribosomal protein S19: MPRSLKKGPFIDLHLLKKIEVAAEKNDRKPVKTWSRRSMILPQMVGLTIAVHNGRQHVPVLVNEDMVGHKLGEFAGTRTYRGHVADKKAKR; encoded by the coding sequence GTGCCACGTTCTCTGAAAAAAGGTCCTTTTATCGATCTTCACCTACTGAAGAAGATCGAAGTGGCGGCGGAAAAGAACGATCGCAAACCAGTTAAGACCTGGTCGCGCCGTTCCATGATCCTGCCACAAATGGTCGGTCTGACCATCGCGGTACACAACGGTCGCCAACACGTCCCAGTTCTCGTGAACGAAGACATGGTCGGCCATAAACTGGGCGAGTTTGCCGGTACCCGCACTTATCGTGGGCACGTGGCTGACAAGAAAGCCAAGCGTTAA